The Bos taurus isolate L1 Dominette 01449 registration number 42190680 breed Hereford chromosome 18, ARS-UCD2.0, whole genome shotgun sequence genome has a window encoding:
- the LOC112442376 gene encoding small ribosomal subunit protein uS14-like — MGHQQLYWSHPRKFRQGSRSSRVCSNRHGLIRKCGLNMCRQCFRQYTKDIGFIKLD, encoded by the coding sequence ATGGGTCACCAGCAGCTGTACTGGAGCCATCCGAGAAAATTCCGCCAGGGTTCTCGCTCTAGCCGGGTCTGCTCAAACCGGCACGGTCTGATCCGGAAATGCGGCCTCAATATGTGCCGCCAGTGTTTCCGCCAGTATACGAAGGACATTGGCTTCATTAAGTTGGACTAA